The sequence CTGGTTCTGCACCTGGCCGAACGGCAGCTCGCTGCTCCACAGGTTGGCGGCACGAGCCAGGAACCGCAGCGGAGCGAGAGTCAGATCGAGCTTGGTGTCCGGAGAGATCCGGCCGGGAGCCTGCAGCAGGCTACAAGTCAGAGAGACGGCGCCGACCAGCCACAACCAGCGCCGCGGCAACGGTGTCACAGCCTGCGACTGTGCCGGCGGACGGTCAGGTGTTGCCGGCGTCCGCAGGTCAGCCGCGGTTGCCGTATTCCACCCTGTTCAGCACCGAGGACGCCGGGTCGCCTCCGGCGATCTGCGGCTTGGTGTCTTGCTGCACCATCAGCGTGACCCCGAAGACGGCCGCCGCACCCAGCAACACCCCCACGACGATGCTTATGGCGGCCGGCACCACGAACCGAGGCATGGTCAGGCTCCTTCTGCACTCTCGTGACGTAGATCAAGGACGCCATCAACACCAGCCCCCGCTTGGCGCCCGACCGCCAACGTAGCACGTGGGCCTTGCGTACCCTCTTGTTCCGGCCGTGACAGCATGGTGCGATGCCTGGATCGCTGACTCGACAACTGCCCGGTCTGCTGCTTGCCGCCGCGGTGCTGCCGGCGCTCGTCACGTCGTGCTCGCACCGTGACGAGACGCCCGCGCCGGCGTCGGAGGCCGCACCGTCGGACACCACTGTTGCCGCGCCGCCGGTGGACCCGGTGTGTGAGCAGGTGTCGGCCCTGTCGGTCCGCGACAAGCTGGCGCAGCTGGTGATGGTGGGCGTCCGCGACGCAGCGGATGCACGCGCGGTGGTCACCGATCACCACGTCGGCGGCATCTTCATCGGCAGCTGGACCGAGCTGTCCCTGCTCACCGATGGGTCGTTGAAGGAGATCAAGGAAAGCCAAGCGCCCACCGGCCCGCTGCCGCTGGCGGTCAGCGTGGACGAGGAGGGCGGCCGAGTGTCGCGGCTGTCGTCGCTGATCGGGAAGTCGCCGTCGGCGAAGGAGCTGGCGCAGACCAGCAGCGCCGCGCAAGTACGTGAGCTGGCCGCCGAGCGGGGCCGCAAGATGGCTGACCTGGGCATCACCGTCGACTTCGCGCCGGTTGTCGACGTGGTGGACTCCGACACCGACGACGACACCGTGATCGGTGACCGTTCGTTCGGGTCGGACCCGGCCAAGGTCACCGAGTACGCCGGCGCGTACGCGCAGGGTCTGCGTGACGCCGGGCTGCTGCCGGTGCTCAAGCACTTCCCCGGTCACGGCCACGGTTCCGGTGACTCGCACACCGCCGGTGCGGTGGTCACCCCGTCCCTGACGCAGTTGCAGGACAACGACTTGGTGCCCTACCGCACCCTGGTCACCCAGGCGCCGGTGGCGGTGATGATGGGCCACCTGGAAGTGCCCGGGCTGACCGAGGATCCCGCCAGCCTGAGCCCGGCGGCGGTCAAGCTGCTGCGCACCGGTACCGACTATCACGGCCCGGCGTTCGACGGCCCGGTGTTCAGCGACGACCTGTCTTCGATGGCGGCGATCACCGAGCACTACGGGGTCGCCGAAGCGGTGCTGCGCAGCCTTGCGGCCGGTGTCGACATCGCGTTGTGGGTCACCACCGACGAGGTTCCGGCGGTGCTGGACAGGCTGGAGCAGGCGGTGTCCGCCGGTGAGCTGAAGCAGGAGGCCGTCGACGCCTCGCTGGCGCGGGTGGCCGCGGTCAAGTTGCCCGGTACGCGCTGCCACGGCTGATTCCGGCGGCGCGGGCAGCACACAAGTTACTCTTCGGTAAGATCGTGCCGAGGGGGAGCGCGGAAGGACCTCGAGGCGATGGCAGCTGGTAGCAAGCGATTACCGCGGGCCGTGCGCGAACAGCAGATGCTCGACGCTGCGGTGCAGATGTTCTCGGTCAACGGCTACCACGAGACCTCGATGGATTCGATCGCCGCGGCCGCGCAGATCTCCAAGCCGATGCTCTACCTGTACTACGGCTCCAAAGAAGAATTGTTCGGGGCGTGCCTGGACCGCGAACTGCGCCGGTTCGTCGAGTCGGTACGCACCGAGATCGACTTTCAGCAGCCCCCGAAAGACATGCTGCGCAATACGATTCGGGCGTTCTTGCGCTACATCGATGCCAACCGGGCGTCGTGGATCGTGATGTACACCCAGGCCACCAGTTCGCAGGCGTTCGCCCACACCGTGCGCGAGGGCCGCGAGCGGATCATCGAGCTGGTCGGCCGGTTGCTGCGGGCCGGCACACGTAAGCCGGAACCGGGCGTCGACTTCGAGTTGATGGCGGTCGCGCTGGTGGGCGCCGGCGAGGCGATCGCCAGCCGGGTCAGCACCGGTGACACCGGCGTGGACGAAGCCGGCGAGCTGATGATCGACCTGTTCTGGCGCGGCCTCAAGGAAGCGCCCGGCGGCCGCGACGGCGCCGACGCCGCCGCGGCCGGGTGATCAGGCGCGGCCTTCAGGCCGTGAAGAGATCCTGGATGGTCGCGGTGATGCCTGCGACCGCGCCGTTGAGTGCCAGGTACTCGAAACCGGCTGCCAGCGTGCCCAATCCGACAAGGCCGGCAACCGGCAGGCCGATGGCGTCGACGATGTCGCCCTGGGAGAGTTCCTGGGCGAACACCTCGAAGGCATACGCCGGTGCGGTGGTCAGCAGGGCGTTGAGGATGTCGGCGGTCGGCAGCAGCGTGGCGTAAGCCTGCGCGGCGATGCTGCTGACCGCGTTGGCGAGTTCGCTGAGGCTGGGCAACGCGAACGACGTGACGTCGCCCGCCGAGGGGCCCAGGAAATCGGCTGCACTGGGGAAGGACAGGTTCGACAGGTCGTTGACGAAGGCATTCCAGCCCTCCTGTGCCCCATTGCCCAGCGCCGTCAGAACCTCACCCCAGTTGAGGTCGGTCGGGAACAACTCGAACGGCACCGCCACATCGGCCGGGCCGGCGGACCAGCCTTCGGTGGTGCTGCCGTAGCCGAGGTCTACCAGGACCCGCATGCTCGGTTCCAGGAGGTCGTAGATCGGCTGACCGATGACCGGGATCGACTGCAGCGGCATCAACAGCGGCAGTATCTCGCTGGGAATCATGAAGTACTGGGCGTTTCCGGTGTAATCCTCGCTCATCGGCATTTCGATGGCCGTCGCCAGCTGTTCGGGGGTCAGGCTCGGGTAGATCGTGTGCTCGTAGATGATGCCCAGGACAGCGTTGAGGTCGGCCAGGAAATTGATCGGGTACTTCGGGAAGTCGGCATAGCCGTCGTATTCCAGGGTGTAGACGCTGGTAGCCCACGGGGCGTCGTCCGGGATGGCGCCGTTGAACGTGATGCCCAGGCTCGGGATGGTCGGGTAGCTGCCATCGGTCAACACATCGAAGCGCTCGAACAGGCCGCCATTGGGATTGTTGGGGGCACCCAGCAGCACGAAGGAGAGTTGGTCGGCGGTCGGCTGTTGGTCGGGAGGCAGCGCCAACAGGTCGCGCATCACGATGGTGGAAATGGTGGTGCTCTGCGAGTAGCCCAGTACGACGAGGTTGTTCCCCTCAGCGATCTGCTTGTTGATCGTGTCGTGCAGGATGGTGACGCCCTGGGCGATCGACGGATCCAGTTCCAGGCTCTTGACGCCGCTGTTGGGGTAGAGGCCTTCCGGCGTGAACAGGGGGTTCGTCGCATCCACCGGGTAGCTGGGCTGGCCCGGGAAGAACGGGGTGGTGGGGTCGATGTAGCGGGCGAAGAGCGCGTCCATGTAGCTCTGGGGCGGGATCGGCAGGCCGCTGCCGCCCATGATCCACGCCTCGGTGTCCAGCAACTTCGCCTGGGCGAGCACGGTTTTGGCCCCGATGGTCCACGTCGGTTGCAGTGCCGGTAAGACACCCAGGGCGACGGCCCCGGTGATCGCCAACGACACGGCACCCAGCGAACGAAACTTCGTGTTATTCACGGCAACTCCCTCTGGCAGATCTTCGATAAAACTTTGACAGGTATTCGTTTGGACTGGCGCGGATTCAGAGACCCAGCCAGCCGAGGTCGGTGCTGAGGGCGTCCCCAGGGTCGGCTACGTCGGTGGGAAGGGTG is a genomic window of Mycolicibacter heraklionensis containing:
- a CDS encoding DUF2613 domain-containing protein, translated to MPRFVVPAAISIVVGVLLGAAAVFGVTLMVQQDTKPQIAGGDPASSVLNRVEYGNRG
- a CDS encoding glycoside hydrolase family 3 N-terminal domain-containing protein, coding for MPGSLTRQLPGLLLAAAVLPALVTSCSHRDETPAPASEAAPSDTTVAAPPVDPVCEQVSALSVRDKLAQLVMVGVRDAADARAVVTDHHVGGIFIGSWTELSLLTDGSLKEIKESQAPTGPLPLAVSVDEEGGRVSRLSSLIGKSPSAKELAQTSSAAQVRELAAERGRKMADLGITVDFAPVVDVVDSDTDDDTVIGDRSFGSDPAKVTEYAGAYAQGLRDAGLLPVLKHFPGHGHGSGDSHTAGAVVTPSLTQLQDNDLVPYRTLVTQAPVAVMMGHLEVPGLTEDPASLSPAAVKLLRTGTDYHGPAFDGPVFSDDLSSMAAITEHYGVAEAVLRSLAAGVDIALWVTTDEVPAVLDRLEQAVSAGELKQEAVDASLARVAAVKLPGTRCHG
- a CDS encoding TetR/AcrR family transcriptional regulator; its protein translation is MAAGSKRLPRAVREQQMLDAAVQMFSVNGYHETSMDSIAAAAQISKPMLYLYYGSKEELFGACLDRELRRFVESVRTEIDFQQPPKDMLRNTIRAFLRYIDANRASWIVMYTQATSSQAFAHTVREGRERIIELVGRLLRAGTRKPEPGVDFELMAVALVGAGEAIASRVSTGDTGVDEAGELMIDLFWRGLKEAPGGRDGADAAAAG
- a CDS encoding PE-PPE domain-containing protein, whose product is MNNTKFRSLGAVSLAITGAVALGVLPALQPTWTIGAKTVLAQAKLLDTEAWIMGGSGLPIPPQSYMDALFARYIDPTTPFFPGQPSYPVDATNPLFTPEGLYPNSGVKSLELDPSIAQGVTILHDTINKQIAEGNNLVVLGYSQSTTISTIVMRDLLALPPDQQPTADQLSFVLLGAPNNPNGGLFERFDVLTDGSYPTIPSLGITFNGAIPDDAPWATSVYTLEYDGYADFPKYPINFLADLNAVLGIIYEHTIYPSLTPEQLATAIEMPMSEDYTGNAQYFMIPSEILPLLMPLQSIPVIGQPIYDLLEPSMRVLVDLGYGSTTEGWSAGPADVAVPFELFPTDLNWGEVLTALGNGAQEGWNAFVNDLSNLSFPSAADFLGPSAGDVTSFALPSLSELANAVSSIAAQAYATLLPTADILNALLTTAPAYAFEVFAQELSQGDIVDAIGLPVAGLVGLGTLAAGFEYLALNGAVAGITATIQDLFTA